A single window of Rhodamnia argentea isolate NSW1041297 chromosome 5, ASM2092103v1, whole genome shotgun sequence DNA harbors:
- the LOC125315159 gene encoding uncharacterized protein LOC125315159 isoform X1, which produces MDEEGRDEGTDDIIEFPLLKRLSIMDCPTEKFFSYTHGKKELIINTSESQDVCSDSFFNQKVTFPNLREMEITSARCKDLWNNQTSTNSFCKLESLKLEDCDNLQHIAPSQIWKRLQRCLKFLKVRSCHSIEIIYESDGTVTKSSKLRSLNLRSLESLRHIWPYDGLPSVPFPKFSSIYVRSCPLEVLFPAFTAEFLEQIEMLEVRCCKNLELTAGYGECEEATETTITFSGVN; this is translated from the exons AtggatgaagaaggaagagatgaaGGTACCGATGATATTATAGAATTCCCGCTACTGAAGCGACTAAGTATAATGGACTGTCCCACAGAGAAATTCTTTTCATATACTCATGGAAAGAAAGAGCTAATAATCAATACTTCAGAATCACAAGATGTTTGTTCCGATTCCTTCTTCAACCAAAAG GTTACATTTCCCAATTTAAGAGAAATGGAGATTACAAGCGCTCGGTGCAAAGACCTATGGAACAATCAAACTTCCACTAATTCCTTTTGCAAATTGGAATCCCTTAAATTGGAGGACTGCGACAATCTCCAACATATTGCCCCATCCCAAATATGGAAGAGGCTGCAGCGCTGTCTCAAGTTCCTAAAAGTGAGATCATGCCACTCAATCGAGATCATATACGAAAGTGATGGGACAGTTACAAAGAGCAGTAAATTGAGGAGCCTCAATTTGAGATCTTTGGAAAGCTTGAGGCACATATGGCCGTACGATGGTCTCCCAAGCGTCCCATTTCCAAAGTTCAGTTCCATATATGTTCGGAGTTGCCCACTGGAAGTACTTTTCCCAGCCTTCACGGCGGAATTTCTCGAGCAAATCGAAATGCTGGAGGTGCGGTGTTGTAAAAATCTGGAGTTAACTGCTGGCTATGGAGAATGTGAAGAAGCCACCGAAACGACAATCACCTTCTCCGGGGTTAACTAA
- the LOC125315159 gene encoding uncharacterized protein LOC125315159 isoform X2 yields the protein MDKEDDGSPQPLFNEMVTFPNLREMEITSARCKDLWNNQTSTNSFCKLESLKLEDCDNLQHIAPSQIWKRLQRCLKFLKVRSCHSIEIIYESDGTVTKSSKLRSLNLRSLESLRHIWPYDGLPSVPFPKFSSIYVRSCPLEVLFPAFTAEFLEQIEMLEVRCCKNLELTAGYGECEEATETTITFSGVN from the coding sequence GTTACATTTCCCAATTTAAGAGAAATGGAGATTACAAGCGCTCGGTGCAAAGACCTATGGAACAATCAAACTTCCACTAATTCCTTTTGCAAATTGGAATCCCTTAAATTGGAGGACTGCGACAATCTCCAACATATTGCCCCATCCCAAATATGGAAGAGGCTGCAGCGCTGTCTCAAGTTCCTAAAAGTGAGATCATGCCACTCAATCGAGATCATATACGAAAGTGATGGGACAGTTACAAAGAGCAGTAAATTGAGGAGCCTCAATTTGAGATCTTTGGAAAGCTTGAGGCACATATGGCCGTACGATGGTCTCCCAAGCGTCCCATTTCCAAAGTTCAGTTCCATATATGTTCGGAGTTGCCCACTGGAAGTACTTTTCCCAGCCTTCACGGCGGAATTTCTCGAGCAAATCGAAATGCTGGAGGTGCGGTGTTGTAAAAATCTGGAGTTAACTGCTGGCTATGGAGAATGTGAAGAAGCCACCGAAACGACAATCACCTTCTCCGGGGTTAACTAA
- the LOC125315156 gene encoding ankyrin repeat-containing protein BDA1-like, whose product MDPRLFEASYTGNVDQLHSLVGENVLILNAASLAEGDNPLHVASMAGHTSFVREVLKLRTEFADELNQDGFSPLHIATARGDVDMVRELLKAGSHLCLVKGREERIPLHYSAIKGKGEVLKELVSACPDSVEEVTARRESALHLAVKNSQFEAFKLLVRQLKRLNKEHVLNCRDGQGNQILHLAVARKQYEVVEFLVSGDAIDKDLIEVNARNEAGLTPLDILLLINNEAGDAEIAEILTRCGATRSTGLPSMVTVATEDPEPRTGQSSGHHFQSPGRHNSRRTWTSRCISFLRGNEETTQWLKYFEYERERDSPGDVRNALLVVAALIITATYQAVLQPPGGLWQDDSEPSSNSTSATNNETTSHKTGKAVWGNEYPVAYILFLVFNSIGFFASLQMIYYLTFGFPMQMELRIALLALTVTYDTAMGTLTPNTFFNYFFVALSILLPVIIGLARQWVRK is encoded by the exons ATGGATCCTAGGTTGTTTGAAGCATCCTACACAGGGAATGTCGATCAGTTGCACTCCTTGGTCGGAGAAAACGTCCTCATCCTCAATGCCGCTTCTCTAGCGGAAGGAGACAACCCGCTACACGTCGCCTCGATGGCCGGCCATACGAGTTTCGTCAGAGAAGTCCTGAAGCTGAGGACGGAGTTTGCCGACGAGCTTAACCAGGACGGGTTCAGCCCCCTGCACATCGCCACGGCAAGGGGCGACGTGGATATGGTTCGGGAGCTTTTGAAAGCGGGCAGTCACCTGTGCCTTGTGAaggggagagaggagaggattcctctccactattcgGCCATCAAAGGGAAAGGCGAAGTCCTGAAGGAGCTGGTCTCGGCTTGTCCTGATTCTGTCGAGGAAGTGACGGCTCGGCGGGAGAGCGCGCTCCACCTCGCGGTGAAAAACAGCCAGTTTGAGGCGTTCAAGTTGCTGGTGCGGCAGCTGAAGCGGTTGAACAAAGAGCACGTCTTGAATTGTCGGGACGGCCAAGGGAACCAGATCTTGCACCTCGCAGTGGCTAGAAAGCAATACGAG GTAGTCGAGTTCCTGGTCTCGGGCGATGCAATTGACAAAGATCTGATCGAAGTGAACGCCAGGAATGAGGCTGGTCTAACGCCTCTAGACATTCTACTACTCATTAACAATGAAGCCGGTGACGCAGAAATCGCAGAAATCCTCACACGATGTGGAGCCACGAGATCAACGGGATTGCCTTCTATGGTGACGGTGGCGACTGAAGACCCAGAACCCCGAACCGGCCAATCAAGCGGACATCACTTCCAATCACCCGGACGTCACAATTCACGCAGAACTTGGACCTCCCGTTGCATAAGTTTCTTGAGGGGCAATGAAGAGACAACCCAGTGGTTAAAGTACTTCGAGTACGAAAGAGAAAGGGACTCCCCGGGTGATGTGCGGAACGCCTTGCTCGTCGTCGCCGCTCTCATCATAACCGCTACCTACCAAGCTGTGCTTCAGCCGCCGGGCGGACTTTGGCAGGACGATTCAGAGCCCTCGAGTAACAGCACCAGTGCCACGAACAACGAGACCACATCGCACAAAACCGGCAAGGCGGTTTGGGGAAACGAGTACCCGGTCGCTTACATCCTCTTCCTCGTCTTCAACTCGATCGGATTCTTCGCCTCTCTCCAGATGATCTACTACCTCACATTTGGATTCCCGATGCAAATGGAGCTGCGAATAGCGCTTTTGGCCCTGACAGTAACGTACGACACCGCAATGGGCACCCTTACGCCCAACACTTTCTTCAACTACTTCTTCGTCGCTCTGTCGATACTTTTGCCGGTCATAATCGGCCTCGCACGTCAGTGGGTGAGAAAATGA
- the LOC115756923 gene encoding uncharacterized protein LOC115756923, whose translation MVKGDFKMILGFPSLKKVVFSGCSELRYLFPYFTATTLRKLEILEIMYCEHKKEVVPKEEGGRSKADVMSFPSSTRVSIIWCSDFRTFSPSPTNVERKLGKTAQENDESPQPVFNEMVTLPNVRSLQIMGAQCKELWNNQITVIPFANWNFFE comes from the exons ATGGTGAAGGGCGACTTCAAAATGATTTTGGGTTTTCCTAGTCTAAAGAAAGTAGTTTTTAGTGGTTGCTCCGAGCTAAGATATCTCTTCCCCTATTTTACGGCCACAACCCTGAGGAAATTGGAGATACTGGAAATTATGTATTGCGAACATAAGAAGGAAGTGGTTCCCAAAGAAGAAGGTGGTCGATCAAAGGCAGATGTGATGAGTTTCCCTTCCTCAACACGTGTATCTATTATCTGGTGCAGTGATTTTCGAACGTTCAGCCCGAGTCCTACAAATGTCGAGAGGAAATTAGGCAAGACGgcccaagaaaatgatgaatcgCCACAACCGGTGTTCAATGAGATG GTTACACTTCCCAATGTAAGAAGTCTACAAATTATGGGTGCTCAGTGCAAAGAGCTATGGAATAATCAAATTACCGTGATTCCTTTTGCAAATTGGAATTTCTTCGAGTAA
- the LOC125315157 gene encoding ankyrin repeat-containing protein BDA1-like has protein sequence MDPRLFEASYTGNVDQLHSLVGENVLILNAASLAEGDNPLHVASMAGHTSFVREVLKLRTEFADELNQDGFSPLHIAAARGDVDIVRELLKVGSRLCLVKGREERIPLHYSAIKGKGEVLKELVSACPDSVEEVMARRESTLHLAVKNSQFEAFKLLVQQLKRLNKEHVLNCRDGQGNQILHLAVARKQYEVVEFLVSGDAIDKDLIEVNARNEAGLTPLDILLLINNEAGDAEIAEILTRCGAKRATGLPSMVTLATEDPEPGTGQSSGHHFQSPGRHNSRRTWTSRCISFLRGNEETTQWLKYFEYKRERDSPGDVRNALLVVAALIITATYQAVLQPPGGLWQDDSEPSSNSTSATNNETTSHKTGKAVWGNEYPAAYILFLIFNSIGFFASLQMIYYLTFGFPMQMELRVALFALTVTYDTAMVTLTPNTFFNFFFVALSILVPVIIGLARQWVRK, from the exons ATGGATCCTAGGTTGTTTGAAGCATCCTACACAGGGAATGTCGATCAGTTGCACTCCTTGGTCGGAGAAAACGTCCTCATCCTCAACGCCGCTTCTCTAGCGGAAGGAGATAACCCGCTACATGTCGCCTCGATGGCCGGCCATACGAGTTTCGTCAGAGAAGTCCTGAAGCTGAGGACGGAGTTCGCCGACGAGCTGAACCAGGACGGTTTCAGCCCCCTGCACATCGCCGCGGCAAGGGGCGACGTGGATATAGTTCGGGAGCTTTTGAAAGTGGGCAGTCGCCTGTGCCTTGTGAaggggagagaggagaggattcctctccactattcgGCCATCAAAGGGAAAGGCGAAGTCCTGAAGGAGCTGGTCTCGGCTTGTCCTGATTCTGTCGAGGAAGTGATGGCTCGGCGGGAGAGCACGCTCCACCTCGCGGTGAAAAACAGCCAGTTTGAGGCGTTCAAGTTGCTGGTGCAGCAGCTGAAGCGGTTGAACAAAGAGCATGTCTTGAATTGTCGGGACGGCCAAGGGAACCAGATCTTGCACCTCGCAGTGGCTAGAAAGCAATACGAG GTAGTCGAGTTCCTGGTCTCGGGCGATGCAATTGACAAAGATCTGATCGAAGTGAACGCCAGGAATGAGGCTGGTCTAACGCCTCTAGACATTCTACTACTCATTAACAATGAAGCCGGTGATGCAGAAATCGCAGAAATCCTCACACGATGTGGAGCCAAGAGAGCAACGGGATTGCCTTCTATGGTGACGCTGGCGACTGAAGACCCAGAACCCGGAACCGGTCAATCAAGCGGACATCACTTCCAATCACCCGGACGTCACAATTCACGCAGAACTTGGACCTCCCGTTGCATAAGTTTCTTGAGGGGCAATGAAGAGACAACCCAGTGGTTAAAGTACTTCGAGTACAAAAGAGAAAGGGACTCCCCGGGTGATGTGCGGAACGCCTTGCTCGTCGTCGCCGCTCTCATCATAACCGCTACCTACCAAGCTGTGCTTCAGCCGCCGGGCGGACTTTGGCAGGACGATTCAGAGCCCTCGAGTAACAGCACCAGTGCCACGAACAACGAGACCACATCGCACAAAACCGGCAAGGCGGTTTGGGGAAACGAGTACCCGGCCGCTTACatcctcttcctcatcttcaacTCGATCGGATTCTTCGCCTCTCTCCAGATGATCTACTACCTCACATTTGGATTCCCGATGCAAATGGAGCTGCGAGTAGCGCTTTTCGCCCTGACAGTAACGTACGACACCGCGATGGTCACCCTTACGCCCAACACtttcttcaacttcttcttcgTCGCTCTGTCGATACTTGTGCCGGTCATTATCGGCCTCGCACGTCAGTGGGTGAGAAAATGA